The genomic DNA GAGCCAAACGGCTTTGCTACCGATTGGGCAGGTGCATCGGCCACGCATACAGCGTCGTTAGCTGCGTATGATGATGTAAAAGCCGCATTCCAGGCCGGACTTACAGATGATGCCTTTGGTATTCCTGAAGCTACATCAGAAGCGGTACTGAAACTGGTTGATAGTGAAAATCCGCCGTTGCGCCTGTTTTTGGGTAAGGTAGCTTTACCATGGGTAAAACAGGTTTATGAACAACGCCTGGCTTCATGGGAAGAATGGCAGCCTGTAGCAGCGGCAGCACACGGCAAATAAGCTCTGTTAATTTTACTTTAACTCAACTAATTAACCCAGCATAATTCATACTTTTAATAGTGTGAATTATGCTTTAATTATTGCCCATCATGAAACATTATAAAAGTTTGGCCCAATTAAGCCTCGACAATGGTTTTACCCCACCAGAAAACCCACTGCTTAACCTGGTGCATTGCGATAACACCTGTGGTATTTTAGAACAGGAGTTTACCAGCGATTTTTATTTGATCGGGTTTAAAAAGCTGATATCGGGTATGTTTTTATACGGACGTACCAAATATGATCATGATAATGGCTCCATGTCGTTTGTAAAACCCCGGCAGGTCATCGAGTTTAAAAATATGAAGTTTGAGCAAAACGGGTTCCTGATATTGATACATGAAGATTTTTTGAACGGGCATCCCCTGCATACCGAGATTAAAAAGTACGGTTATTTTGAATATGAAACCAACGAGGCTCTGCATCTTTCGCCAAAGGAAGAACAGATCATCTGGAACCTGTTCAATGAAATTGAAATGGAATACAACAACAATCAGGATGAATACAGCCGTGATATTATCCTGGGCCATATAGAATCTATCCTGAAATATTCGCAGCGTTTTTACAAACGGCAGTTTATCAACAGAATCACCGCAACGGGTAAAATGGTATCCCGGTTTAATGATGCGCTTTCGGCTTATTTTGAAAAAGGTTATTTGCTGGAAAAAGGCTTGCCTACCGTTAAATCAATGGCCTCCGAGCTTAACCTGTCGCCAAGCTACCTGAGCGATCTGCTGAAACAGGAAACCGGAAAAACGGCTATGGAACTGATACATATTTACCTTATATCCGAAGCCAAAAACCTGCTCAAAGGATCGAACAATAACATTGCCGAAACTGCTTATACCCTGGGTTTTGATAACCTGCCTTATTTTTCGCGTTTATTTAAGAAAGAGGTAGGCATTAGTCCAGTTCAATTCCGGAAACAGATCATGAATTAATCTACGTATTCATGGATTGAAAATATTGCTATGAGGTTAGTTAGTCTTACTCTAAAATAAATAAAGCCGATCGTGATTTGAAATGCTTCGAATCACGATCGGCTTTATTTAAAACTGAGCGTAACCCAGTTGAGGTTTTACTCAATAGCTAATCTTTCCAGTGCACCATATCATAGGGGTAATATGGGTTATCTTTATAACTGCTATCGTCGAGCCCCATTATCTTGGTTACGGCACCGGCTTCCCAGCACCAATAACCCCGATATGCCCGTTCTTTTTTATGGGCATCGTACCAGGGATCATCTTTATGTAGTGCGTACCAATTTTCCAAATAAGTTTTCATCGCCCTTTCAGCTTCGTTTTTGGGTAGCTTGGTTAACGCAAATATCTCACCGTACAGCTTTTTATAAATTACCTCCTCGGGGGCTTTTCCCGATGCGTTTTTAGCGTTGATGATATACCAAAGCAAGCCGTCGGGCTGCCAATCATCAAAGCTCGATCCTTCATCAGACTGGGAAACATAATTAACAATTTTTTTAAACTCTTCATCCGGGATGTTTAACAGATAACCCAAAGAAACCATATCAATCATATCGGCATAAAAAGCATCGGCATCCCAGCCAATTCCATAATAATCCGTGGCTTTTAAAAAATTGTCATAACATATGCTAATGTCATTATTCACGGAGTAATTGATGTACACCAGATCAAGGTATTCCATTGCAATTGCCCATTGATTATAAGGCTTAAGTTTGCCTTCGCTTTTTAGTTTCTCATTATCTTCCGAATATATTTCCAGGTTACGCTGTTTCTTTTTGATCATTGAATCAAAAAAAGCCTCGTCCTTAAACTGAGCCCTGATCTGTTTGGTGGGTTCGGCCTTAGAATTTCCGAATATGCTGTTAAAAAACCCCATTGTTATATATTAATTTATGTTTAAAACCAACTTGCAATTGTTTTCCCCAAACCACTGCCGGCAATCCCGCCTATCACACCGCCAACTATCCCTCCTACAACCGTTCCAACACCCGGACATATGGCTGTGCCTATAATAGCCCCCAACTCTGCCCCGGCTATTCCGCCGGCAAGTCCTCCGGCAGCGCCTCCAACAGCTTCTTTTGTTTTTTCGCCAAAGCCACCTTCTTCTTCATAGGCCGAATATATGTTATAAGCATCAATTGCTACACCAACAACAATGAGTCCCCTACCGGCAACTTTACCGGCAACACTTAATGCCGGCGACCTGGCAATTGCCTGGCTAGCTTTAAACAAGCCATCATTAGCCCCGGTAGCATACTTACTACTGCGAACAGCCTGGGAGAAATTTGACTCTGAAAGCGCGGTTAACGCCTTTGAATTGCGCAAGGACGACCGTACACTGTTCATCATACCACCGGCCCTTGATGTTTGGATCTCCAATGGTTCACTTTGTCCCCGGGTAGCTTTAAAACCACTGTCATTCATCGTCTCAGAACTCATGGTGCCATCTGGCTTTACCCGGGTAACTTCGCGTGTAAGCGTTCCATTATTATTAGCTCTTGCAAATGCTTCTTCATCGGCAGGGTTAATAGCTCCATTGTCAACATGGTTCCTTGTCCACCTGGCACTTAATTCGCGCCCGTTATTCGTATTCGCTATAGAAGCGGTATTATATTTTGTATCAGTTTCTTTGAGGATATCACTTTTTGCATAAGCACCATCTACGCCAGAGGCTGTTGGTTTATCAATGTTAATTACAGGGTGTTCGCTTCTTATATCCCTATAACCTTCCTGCCGGTGGTAAACATTATCTTTCATTTCCCCATAATTACCATGTCTGCGGTAATCGGTAGGGCTGTTGGGGCGTACCAGGCTTATTTTGCCGTTCTCCACATCGTAAATAGTACCTCGTTGTAAAATATCTAAAGTATTGGTATAATCTCCGTAAGTAAATACACCGGCACCGGCGCCAGTGAGTGCTCCATTACTGCTTCCGCTGGGAGCATTAAAGTCAACCTTTATTTTTCCTCCCTTTTTGCAAAGCAGGTTGGCGTCTTCAAACAACAGTTTATAACCATTAACCTTTACCCCTTTATTGGTTTTATCCCAGTAAATGGGTTCAAACTGGCAAGCACCGCCCGTAGCCGAGCACCTGCCCATTGGCTGGATATTTTCGCCGGGAATCATATCCATTTCACTGGCTAAATACTCACCATATATTTTGGTATTGTTATGATGGGTAACCTTAAGCCTGCAGGGGCTTGAACCTTTATCGCAGGTAAGGCAGCTATTATCCGGGATATATTTCTTTGACATCTTATATAACTTTAAGGCGGTGAAACACTTCCTTTATATTATACCATTAGCACACTATTTTTAAAAATACCGGCTTTTTTGCTACTTGATTTGGGCAATTCAGCTTGCTCTATCCGCTTACATTGATGCGCGTTTACAACGGTGTAAAACGATGGCACGTGTAACTGTAAATACAGATCGGCACTTTGTAATACATTATTTTTAAACAGATATATCTCCTCCATTTCTGTTTGCAGATCAACCTTTAAATTATAAGTATTGGTGAGATCTTTCATCATTCGCACAAAAGATTTCCGGTCAAACTTTTCGTTATCGATCTCTGCACTATTGGTTGTTTTTATCCAGTCGCCCGTCTGCTCGTTATGAGCGTTAATGATCAAGGGGAGATCAACCAAACCAAAAAAGCTCTTAAGCAATACCGGATATTCTTCGACATTCTCCAGCTCTTTATAAAAAGGTTGAAAAAAACACCGATAATGACTATAACCCATAAAATTTTGCAAAAAGCGTTTGGGATCTTTCAGCAACTTTTCGGTTTCGGCAAGCATTACTTGAATACCTTCGCGATTTTGGTATTTATTGGCAATTTTTGCCCGGTAGCCATTATTCCATTGCGTTAAAAAGCTGCTAAAATTATCAATACCAATAAATTTTCCTTCCAGATTGGTAATAACCTGTACCGGCGATTGCAGCCATTCCATATCAGCAGCCCAGTCATGAATCAGTGCTGATCCTTCCATGGTTTGATCAAGCAAAGTGTATTCAAAAACCCTTTGCTTCTCATCCTCGTTGATCAGTTGTATCTGTACCCATCGGTCCTGTACAAACTCTAATACTTTTGTACCGGCAATGGTACGGTTAGACGATGTAACCTGATACCATGCATTTTCAAAATCGGTTCTAAATGATAGCTTCATGATCAGGATTGATTAATTTCCACATCAGCTGCGATGATATGCGCCAAACTACCACCATCGATATGCATTTTATCAGTTGAGCTGATCTCGGCCGTTTTGCCCGAAGCTGAAATTTTACCAGCAGGCGCATCCATCGTTACATCTTTTGCAGTAGCTGATAGTTTTACACTCTCTGTTTCGCTGGTAAACGAAATGTCTTTTTTGGCATTGGTGGTAATTCCTTCATCCTGAGCAGTAACCCCGATGGATTTTTTGGCCATCATGCTAATTATGCCATCGCCACCGCCTTCTTTAGCAGGCGCTGCCGTTATGTTTATGCTATTGCCGGCGTTTATATTGATATCTTTTGATACCAGGGTAATGGTATTGGGAGCAGAAATGGTCACCGTTCCATCGCCATTAAGGGTAACCACATTACCGCTAGGGTCTTTAACGTTAACACTGCCATTACTATCATCCAATATCACCGTATTACCGCTCCGGGTGGTAAGTGCTTTCACTTTATTGTTTTGGTTACCACCGCTACCCGTTTTACCACTAAACATACTGCCTATAATAATAGGGCGCGCGATGTTACCTTCTTCAAAGGCAACCAAAACCTGGTCGCCAACTTCCGGAATAAAAACAAATCCCCGGTTCTTACTTACTTTGTCAGAAGTACCGGCATCCGGGGCAACTACCCTTAACCATTCTGTAACATCGTTTGATTGGCATTGCCATTTGAACTTTACTTTGATACGTCCATGTCCGTCCGGATCGGCATTGTCGGTTACATCCGCCAGCTGCATATCCGGGTTGGGTTTGGCTGCTTCGTTTACCGGCAGCCGTTCCGTGTCGGCTGTTACGCCTTCAAAGGTATTCTGGTAGTGGCCTACGCCATCTATCTGGTGATATACCGCTGTAACCAGGAACTTGCCAAAATCCTGCAATTCGAAACTTGTGGCTCCGCGCATGCTGGTGCTCACGTTTAATACTTTGCCCAGGCCTACCTGCGGGTTATCCCCATTGCCGATGATGTTCACCAGTT from Mucilaginibacter inviolabilis includes the following:
- a CDS encoding helix-turn-helix domain-containing protein, with protein sequence MKHYKSLAQLSLDNGFTPPENPLLNLVHCDNTCGILEQEFTSDFYLIGFKKLISGMFLYGRTKYDHDNGSMSFVKPRQVIEFKNMKFEQNGFLILIHEDFLNGHPLHTEIKKYGYFEYETNEALHLSPKEEQIIWNLFNEIEMEYNNNQDEYSRDIILGHIESILKYSQRFYKRQFINRITATGKMVSRFNDALSAYFEKGYLLEKGLPTVKSMASELNLSPSYLSDLLKQETGKTAMELIHIYLISEAKNLLKGSNNNIAETAYTLGFDNLPYFSRLFKKEVGISPVQFRKQIMN
- a CDS encoding PoNe immunity protein domain-containing protein, translated to MGFFNSIFGNSKAEPTKQIRAQFKDEAFFDSMIKKKQRNLEIYSEDNEKLKSEGKLKPYNQWAIAMEYLDLVYINYSVNNDISICYDNFLKATDYYGIGWDADAFYADMIDMVSLGYLLNIPDEEFKKIVNYVSQSDEGSSFDDWQPDGLLWYIINAKNASGKAPEEVIYKKLYGEIFALTKLPKNEAERAMKTYLENWYALHKDDPWYDAHKKERAYRGYWCWEAGAVTKIMGLDDSSYKDNPYYPYDMVHWKD
- a CDS encoding PAAR-like protein — translated: MSKKYIPDNSCLTCDKGSSPCRLKVTHHNNTKIYGEYLASEMDMIPGENIQPMGRCSATGGACQFEPIYWDKTNKGVKVNGYKLLFEDANLLCKKGGKIKVDFNAPSGSSNGALTGAGAGVFTYGDYTNTLDILQRGTIYDVENGKISLVRPNSPTDYRRHGNYGEMKDNVYHRQEGYRDIRSEHPVINIDKPTASGVDGAYAKSDILKETDTKYNTASIANTNNGRELSARWTRNHVDNGAINPADEEAFARANNNGTLTREVTRVKPDGTMSSETMNDSGFKATRGQSEPLEIQTSRAGGMMNSVRSSLRNSKALTALSESNFSQAVRSSKYATGANDGLFKASQAIARSPALSVAGKVAGRGLIVVGVAIDAYNIYSAYEEEGGFGEKTKEAVGGAAGGLAGGIAGAELGAIIGTAICPGVGTVVGGIVGGVIGGIAGSGLGKTIASWF
- a CDS encoding type VI secretion system Vgr family protein; protein product: MEKKLIVDINIEGTSITHFSTFNLDQRFNEHHTFQLRFNHDQVEEYNQVTLQNSKDFIGKNITVQFGVASGSENIFSGIVTKVELSQSHGFHGDILISGFSPGILIDRGPDLGSYLNKDLKTIIQLATQDAPQNDLKFNIKPTNTSPIDYLIQYRESDYDFINRLSAEYYEWFYYDGQKLNFGKPDKLEEVSLIYGRDLHSLQYAMQIAPLKQNKFAYIPKQDELLKAEPQGGAGSNPDVSHAISASNKVFSKVFNGPMEVRVNSQKEISDFVNNEQKAQIAELVNIIGNGDNPQVGLGKVLNVSTSMRGATSFELQDFGKFLVTAVYHQIDGVGHYQNTFEGVTADTERLPVNEAAKPNPDMQLADVTDNADPDGHGRIKVKFKWQCQSNDVTEWLRVVAPDAGTSDKVSKNRGFVFIPEVGDQVLVAFEEGNIARPIIIGSMFSGKTGSGGNQNNKVKALTTRSGNTVILDDSNGSVNVKDPSGNVVTLNGDGTVTISAPNTITLVSKDININAGNSINITAAPAKEGGGDGIISMMAKKSIGVTAQDEGITTNAKKDISFTSETESVKLSATAKDVTMDAPAGKISASGKTAEISSTDKMHIDGGSLAHIIAADVEINQS